TTAGAATTTCTGTCCTGACAACTTATACATTTTCGCTGAGGTATTTTCTTTTGACTCAAGAATATCGCCTCCTATTTTATTAATTATTAGCTTGGCTTTCACTTTTTATATCTATTTTCCAGTTAGTAAGCTTTGCTGCAAGTCTAGCATTTTGTCCTTCTTTTCCTATAGCTAATGATAATTGATAATCTGGAACTACAACCTTTGCACTTTTCTCTTGCTCATCTAATTCAACTGAAATTACTTTTGATGGGCTTAGTGCACTAGATATAAATTCAGCAGGGTTTTCACTATATTTTATTATGTCTATTTTTTCTTCTTTTAACTCATCTACTATATTCTTTACTCTAGATCCTTTAGATCCAACACAAGCTCCTATTGAATCTACATTTTCGTCTATAGAGTGAACTGCCATTTTAGTTCTAGATCCTGCTTCTCTTGATATTGATTTTATTTGAACAACTCCATCATATATCTCAGGTACTTCTAATTCAAATAATCTTTTGATAAGACCAGGATGACTTCTAGATAGAAGTATTTGAGGCCCTTTTGTTGTCTTTTTAACTTCTAATATATATGATTTTATTCTCTGACCAACTTCATATGTTTCACCTGGTATTTGTTCAGTTTGATTTAACACTCCCTCTATCTTGCCAAGTGAAATATATACTATACCTTTACTTACTCTAGCTACTATTCCTGTAACTATTTCAGTTTCTCTATTTATAAATTCTTCATATATAACATCTCTTTCAGCTTCTCTTATTCTTTGAACAACAACTTGTTTAGCTGTTTGAGCTGCAATTCTTCCAAAGTTTTTAGGCGTAACTTCAAATTCAACCAGATCTTCTAGTTCGTAATTCTTATTCATCTCTCTAGCTTCATCTATTGATATTTCTAAAAAATCATCATATACATCATCAGATTCTACTACTCTTTTTTGAGAGTAAACCTTAACTTCACCACTATCTCTATCTATTTCTGTTCTAACATTTTGACACGAACCAAAATTTCTTTTATATGCCGAAACAAGTGCTGCTTCAATAGTGTCTATTAGTATGTCCTTAGAAACACCTTTTTCTTTTTCTAATTGCTCTAAAGCTTCTATGAATTCTAAATTCATTATTTCTCCTCCTTGTTAAAATTTTACAGATAATCTGATTATAGATACTTCTTTTTTATTGAATTCTAATATTTCGTCTTTATCTGTTTTTATCTTTATTATTCCTTCAAATAATCCTTCAAGCTTTCCTTCAAATTGTTTTTGACCATCTACAGCTTTATAAAGTTTTAATTCAACGTCTCTACCTTTATATCTGTCAAAATCTTTGTCCTTTTTTAATGGTCTATCAATTCCTGGTGATGAAACTTCTAAAAAATAGTTTTCTTTTATTGGGTCTGTTTCATCTAACAACTCGCTCAATTCTTCGCTTACCATTTTGCAGTCATTTAATCCAATTCCGCCTTCTTTATCTATATACACTCTTAAGTAATAATGTCCAGCTTCTTTAACATACTCTACATCTATTAATTCAAAGTTATTTTTTTCAACTATTGGCAAAACTATTTCTTCTATTGTATTTTCTATACTTCTTTTCATGTATGTATACCTCCTTTATTTAGTTTTTAATTTATTCATTTCATTAATAATTCTTGTTTCTTATCTATTATAAAAGAAAGAGTGGGCATCATCCCCACTCTATATTTTAATAGTATATATATTTTTCTATAACAGTATACCATATAATGTTTTTTTGTGCAACTTATCACAGAAGAGATAGCTGGTTGGTCTCATCAAGGTCTTCAATACAGCCATGGCCCTTTAATGTTTCAATTACAGTTTTTGAAATCTTAGTCCTTTTTCTCAAATCCTCTATTGAAAGAAATTCTTCCTTTTCTCTTTCTTTAGCTATATTAATAGCAGCATTAGCTCCAACTCCCTGAAGAGCTATTAAAGGTGGTAATAATTTATCATCTATTATTTTAAACTTTTTAGCATCTGATTTGTAAAGATCTACTCTTAAAATCTCTATATTTCTTGCAAACATCTCAATAACAACCTCAAGTACAGTTAACATACCTTTTTCTTTTGCAGTAACATTGTTGCCAAGACTTTCTATTTCTTTTATCTTGTGAACAACCTCATCCTTACCTTCTATAACTAAATCCGCATCAAAATCCTCTGCTTTAGTAGTAAAGTAAGTAGCATAGAACGAATGTGGATAATAAACCTTACAATAAGCTATTCTAAACGACATCATAACATAGGCTACCGCATGCGCTTTTGGGAACATATACTTAATCTTATTACAAGAATCTATATACCACTGCGGAACATCATTATTCTTCATTTCCTCTTCATCTTCTGGAGTTAGTCCCTTACCTTTTCTGACCTTCTCCATTATCTTAAATGAAAGCTTAGGCTTTAAACCTTTAAATATCAAATAGTTCATTATATCATCTCTTGTAGATATAACATCTTTTAGTGTAACTACTCCGTCTCTAACCAAGTCTTGAGCATTATTAAGCCAAACATCTGTACCATGTGATAAGCCCGATATTCTGACAAGCTCTCCAAAAGTTGTAGGCTGAGTATCTATAAGCATTTGTCTTACAAATTTAGTTCCAAATTCAGGTATTCCAAGGCTTCCTATAGTACAATTTATTTCTTCACTAGTAACACCTAAAGCCTCTGTCGATGTAAATATAGACATTGTCTTTTGATCATCAAGAGGTATTTTAGTAGCGTTAATTCCAGTTATATCCTCAATCATTCTTATTATAGTTGGAACGTCATGACCTAGTATATCAAGTTTTAGTATTCTACCGCTTATAGAGTGATAGTCAAAATGAGTCGTTATAACTCCAGATGTAGAATCATTAGCAGGATATTGAATAGGAGAAAAATCGTATATTTCTTTATAATGAGGCACAACCATTACACCTCCAGGATGCTGACCTGATGTTCTTTTAATACCAGTACATCCTTTAGATAATCTATTTATTTCTGCCGATGTAGTTTTTATCTCATTTTCTTCAATATACTTTTTAGCAAATCCATAGGCTGTTTTGTCAGCTATTGTTCCTATTGTTCCAGCTCTATATACATATCCTTCCCCAAATAGTATTTCTGTATACTTATGTGCATTTGGCTGATATTCTCCTGCAAAATTAAGGTCAATATCTGGCTCCTTATCACCTTCAAAACCCAAGAAAACCTCAAAAGGTATATCATGTCCATCTTTTATATAAGGTATTTTACAAACCGGACATTCTTTATCAGGCAAATCAGCTCCCGACGTATAGCTACCTGTTTCAAAGAACTCAGATCCTAGACACTTTTCACATCTATAGTGAGCTGGTAAAGGATTAACCTCTGTTATATCACTCATAGTAGCAACAAATGATGATCCAACAGAACCCCTCGATCCAACTAAATATCCATCTTGTAAAGATTTTGTAACCAGTTTTTGTGATATTATATATAATACTGCGTACCCGTTACTTATTATAGAATTCAACTCTCTCTCAAGTCGTTTTTCAACAACATCCGGAAGTTTTTCTCCATACATACCATGAGCTTTTTTATAACACATTTCCCTAAGATCCTCTTCTGACCCTTCTATGACAGGAGTACATGTTTCATCTGGTATCGGTTTTATTTCTTCTATTAAATCTGCTATTTTGTTTGTATTAGTTATAACTACATCTCTAGCTACTTTATCTCCTAGGTATCTAAATTCATCTAACATATTGTCTGTTGTTCTAAAGTAAAGAGGTACCTCCTCATTAGCACTTTTAAATCCTTGAGAATGCTTTAATATCTTTCTATATATTTCATCATGAGGATCTATAAAGTGAACATCTCCTGTTGCCACAACTAATTTATCATACTTTTTGCCGAGTTGTATAATTTTTTTATTTAGGTCTTTGAGTTCCTCATAATCTTTAACAATTTCTTTTTCTATCATAAATTTATTATTATCAAGTGGCATTATTTCTAGATAGTCATATAATTCTAATATTTCCTCTATTTCATACTCTTCTTTGTTTTTAAGTATACTCTGATATACTTCTCCATTTTCGCATGCAGATCCTATTAAGAGTCCCTCTTTGTATTCTTTCAAAACACTTTTTGGTATTCTAGGAGTCTTGTAGAAATATTCTATGTGCGATTTTGATATTAACTTATATAAATTTTTAAGACCAGTATAATTTTTAACTAATATAGTTATATGGTTACTTCTTATCTTTTTAAAATCAGCAACTTTAAACAGTTCATTAACGTGATGCAAATGAGTTGCACCCTTATCTTTTAGCATATCCAAAAATTTTATAAATATATTTGCAGTAGCTTCAGCATCGTCTACTGCTCTATGATGATTTTCAAGAGAAATTTTAAGAGCCTTGGCTACCGTATTTAATTTGTATGTTTTAAGATTTAAAAGTAATTCTTTAGCAAGATTTATAGTATCAACATATATGTTATTAAAATCTAAAGACATTCTTTTGCAATTTTCTCTTATAAAACCTATGTCAAACTCAGCATTATGAGCAACTAATACACTATCTTGTATGAACTCTAAAAAATCAGGCAGTACTTGTTCAATTGTTCTCTCGTTCTTAACCATATCATTAGTTATCCCTGTAAGTTCTTGAACTTTATACGGTATTGGCTTTTGCGGATTTACTAGCACACTAAACCTATCCACAATTTCGTAATTTTCTATTTTAACAGCACCAATTTCTGTTATCTTATCATTCTTATTTGAAAAACCTGTTGTTTCAAGATCAAATACCACAAAAGTTTGACTTAGAGATAGTTTATTAGGATTTTTTATAACAGGATTAGTATCATCTACTAAATATCCTTCTACTCCATAAATAGGCTTAATGCCATGTTTTTTAGATGCATCCATTGCCTCTGGAAAAGCCTGCACTATGCCATGGTCAGTAATGGCTATAGCTTTATGTCCCCATTTTGCAGCTCTTTCAACTACCTTTGATACTGATGTTACTGCATCCATAGCAGACATTTGAGTATGCAAATGTAATTCTACCCTTTTTTTATCACTTCTATCATGCTTTTCTTTTTTCTTTGATTTTTGTATATCAGAAATATTTACAATCAACTCCTGAGAATAATTGTCAAACAAAGCATTACCTCTAATTTTTAAATACGAACCTTTATTTATATTGTCCACTACACCATCTTTATTATTTTCTCTTAAAAATAATTTACATTTTATAGAGCTTGTATAATCTGTTATAGAAATAGTTAGTAGAGTTCTACCACCCTTTAACTCTCGATTTTCAACGTCAAATACTTCTCCTTTTATACATACTCTTCCTGTTTCTGGGGTTACATTTTTAATAATTTCAATAGAATCGGTAATACCTTTACCATATATAATGTCTGTTTCCTCTTTTTCAACCTTATGATCATTACTTTTAGTTTCAATTGTTTCAGATTTTGTGCTCGGTATAATCCTATTAGAAAGTAAATTATCGGTTTCTTCATCTTTTTTACTTATATATTCTTTTAAATCCATATGGCATTCATTCACAAGATCAAATCTAACACTTAAATCAAAACCTAATTCTTCATTTATCATGTTTTTTATAGAATAAGAAGCCTTCTTCGTCTCTAATATTTTATATATTATTTCATTTTCTACCTTTATAGCTAAGCACCTATCTATGTATTCCCATTTAATCTTTTCACTAGATTTTATAGATGGAACCATAGACTTCATTATAAACTCTATATTATTCCAATACTTATTTATAACAGCATTTACATCATCTTCAATATCCATGTATCTAATTTTGAATTTCACATCATTAAAAAAAGTCAACTCATTTTTTATCTTACCTTCTATATCCCTAAGTTCAGATATATTGAGTATTTGCTTTGATTTTAAATAAAAATATACAATCTTATCTTCTTTAAAATAAACTATATTACTTAATAAAATATTATCGTATTTCTTATCTAAGTTTTTATATACTCCTATTTTTTCTAGATATTTTTTTATACTATCCATAATACCTCCTAGACAGTTTCAATCTTTTTTCATAAAGCGAAACTTAATTCAGATGGAATTTTTAGTTAAGCCAATCCAGAAGCTTTTAAGTTCTTACCTCCAGCCTTAAGGATGGAGTTTTAGAACTTTTAACTTTCGGATAAAGTTTCAATATATAGATTAACATAAAAATTCTAGACTAAAAAGTCTAGAATTTTTTTATTTCACTTATTAATTCATTTACCAAATCATCACTCTTTATTTTTTTTACAATTTCACCCTTTTTAAATAATATAGCATTCTCGTTCCCACCAGCTATACCAATATCAGCTTCTCTCGCCTCTCCAGGTCCATTTACAGCACAACCCATTATAGCTACAGTCATTTTTTTATCTATATCTTTTATTTGATCTTCAACCTTTGAAGCTATACTTATCAAGTCTATATTACATCTTCCACAAGTTGGACAAGATATAACCTTAATTCCTTCATCTAACAGTCCTATAGATTTTAAAATTTCTTTACCTACGAATATTTCCTCTTTAGGATCTCCAGTCAAAGATACTCTTATTGTGTCACCTATACCTTTAAGTAATAGATATCCTATTCCTATAGATGATTTAATTGTACCCTTTTTTACACTTCCAGACTCTGTTATTCCAACATGTAATGGATAGTCAACCTTTTCAGACATAAGTTCATATGCATTTATAGTCGTATGTATATCACTAGACTTTAAAGATATAACTATATTGTAAAAATCCATACTTTCCAAAATTCTTATATGTCTCATTGCACTTTCTACCAAAGCATCCGGTGTAGCCTTTTCATATTTTTCAAGTAAATCTTTTTCTAAAGACCCTCCATTCACACCTATTCTTATTTTTATATTTTTTTCTTTGGCCTTTTCAACTACCATTCTTACTCTTTCTGTACTTCCTATATTTCCAGGATTTATTCTAAGTCCATCTACCCCTTGATTTATAGCTTCAAGAGCTAATCTATAATCAAAATGTATATCTGCTATAATAGGTATATTTATACTTTTTTTTATCTGACCCAATTTTAAAGCAGCATCCATATCAGGAACAGCTACTCTAACTATATCACAACCTACTTCTTCAAGCCCTTTTATTTGATCTATTGTAGCCTCTACATCTCTTGTGTCCGTATTCGTCATTGATTGAATAGAAATAGGATTATTCCCTCCTATTTCAACTTTACCACAATCAATCACTCTTGTTAATTTTTTCAAAAAATCACCTTCTATTTAATTATTCTAGATACATCATTATAAATTGTAAATACCATTAAAAGCATCAATGCAACAAATCCTATAAAATGTATAGACCCTTCTCTTTCAGGATCCATTTTCTTTCCTCTTATAAGCTCTATAAGCAAGAATACGATTCGTCCTCCATCTAAAGCTGGTATAGGAAGCAAATTAAATAATCCTAGGTTTATACTTATGACAGCTGCCAAGAATATAACATTTATTATACCGGCATCCGCTGCTTGACCTACTACATTTATTATCCCTACAGGACCTGCAACTTCATCTTTTGATACATTTCCAGTTATAGCTTTTCCCAGGAAATCTATCATCTGTCCTAATATAGAAAAAGTTTGTTCTACCGAATATTTAAAAGATGATACTATATTTTTTTCATATCTAGGCTCTATACCTATCATTTTTTTACCATTTTCATATTTAGGTGTAATATTGTAGTTTAATACATTATCATCTCTTTGCACTTGAATTTTTATAGTGTCCGTAGTAGAGGCAGATATTGTTTTTCTTATATCATCCCAATTTTTTATACTAGTATCATTTATTTTTAATATCTTATCTCCCTGTTTAATTCCAACTTGTTGAGCTGGCAAGTTATCAATAGTATTTTCTATAATAGTTCCTGGAACACCCTTATTCATAAACATCAATGTAAACAACAATATAGCCAGTATAAAGTTCATCAAAGGTCCAGCAAAAACTATACTTATCTTTTGGAATATAGTTTTATTATTAAAACTTCTAGGATCAGTAGACTCTTCATCTTCACCTTCCATTCTAACATATCCACCTATAGGTAATAATCTAATTGAGTACTCTGTTTCATAACCCTTATACGCATAAATTTTAGGTCCCATTCCTATAGCAAATTCATGTACTTTAACCCCTGCTTTTTTAGCAACTATAAAATGACCAAACTCATGAAACAAAACAAGTATTCCAAATACTATAAGAGATATAATGATATTCATATTTTCACCTTCCTATTTTATACTTTCTTTTACAAATTCTCTACTCCAATTATCTATGTGTAATATTTCCTCTAATGTAGGTTCTTTTATACTAGAATGTTTTTCTAATGCTTTTTCTATATAAATAGGTATATCATAAAATTTAATTTTATCATCTAGGAATTCACTTACTAAAATTTCATTAGCTGCATTTAAAACAGTAGAATATGTACCTCCTTTTTCTAAACATTCATAAGCAAGCTTTAAACACGAAAAAGTTTGAACATCTGGTTTTTCAAATGTCAATGAACTTATTTTTGCAAGGTCTAACCTCTCATAGTCATTATTTATTCTACTAGGATATGAAAGAGCATATTGTATAGGAAGCTTCATATCAGGATTACCAAGTTGAGCTATAACAGAACCATCTATAAATTGCACCATAGAATGTATTATACTTTGAGGATGAACTAATACATCTATGTCACTTGCCTCAACTCCAAATAACCACTTTGCTTCTATAACTTCAAGACCTTTATTCATTAAAGTAGCTGAATCTATACTTATTTTTCTACCCATACTCCAATTAGGATGTTTTAAAGCCTCATTTTTCGTTACATTTATAAGTTCTTCCTTTGTTTTATTTCTAAATGGACCGCCTGATGCTGTCAATATTATTTTTTCAATCTCCCTATTATTTTCTCCATTTAAACATTGAAATATAGCAGAATGTTCACTATCAACTGGCAGAATATCAACTCCCATTTTTTTAGCTTCATTCATAACTAAGCTACCTGCAGTTACAAGTGTTTCTTTATTTGCCAAAGCTATTGTTTTTCTATATTTAATAGCTTCTAAAGTAGGAACAAGCCCTATCATTCCCACAAGAGCTGTTAAAACTATATCTACACTTTCTAAAGATGCTATAGTTTTTAATCCTTTCATCCCAGAATATATATCAACATCTACTTCGTTTGGTAGAATTTTTTTTAACTCATTAGCTTTATCTTCATTATAAACGGCAACTACTTTTGGTCTAAACTCTATTATTTGGTTTTTAAGTTTTTCTATGCTAGTGTTTACAGCTAAGGCCTCTATTTTAAATTTGTCTTTATTATTTCTAACAACATCTAAAGCCTGAGTCCCTATAGAACCTGTTGAACCTAAAATAGATATTTTTTTCATATTATCCATCCCTTCTTAAACAGCGTAATATAATAGCTTCAGAAAACTCTGAAGCTCTAAATTTAAATTTATTCTTTTCAATTATATTTTAATTTCTCCGAAATCTAAGAGTTCTAAGACTCACCCTCTTAAGACTAGAAATAAGAACTCTACAGCTTCTGGATTAGTTTACCCACAGGGCACACGCAACCAAAAATTCAGTTAGGGTGAAAACTCCATCTGAATTAAGTTTCACTTTATAAAAAAGTATATATAATAATAAACAAAAGGAGCTGTTAAAATTATACTATCAAATCTATCTAATATACCGCCATGCCCAGGTATTAATTTTCCATAATCTTTAATTTCCAAAAATCTTTTAATTGAAGATGCAAATAGATCTCCAATTTGAGCTATCACACTTCCTATCAGTCCAATCATACCCATATGTATTAAATCAAATCCAAATATATATCCAAACACAATACAAGATA
The window above is part of the Tepidibacter aestuarii genome. Proteins encoded here:
- the nusA gene encoding transcription termination factor NusA, producing the protein MNLEFIEALEQLEKEKGVSKDILIDTIEAALVSAYKRNFGSCQNVRTEIDRDSGEVKVYSQKRVVESDDVYDDFLEISIDEAREMNKNYELEDLVEFEVTPKNFGRIAAQTAKQVVVQRIREAERDVIYEEFINRETEIVTGIVARVSKGIVYISLGKIEGVLNQTEQIPGETYEVGQRIKSYILEVKKTTKGPQILLSRSHPGLIKRLFELEVPEIYDGVVQIKSISREAGSRTKMAVHSIDENVDSIGACVGSKGSRVKNIVDELKEEKIDIIKYSENPAEFISSALSPSKVISVELDEQEKSAKVVVPDYQLSLAIGKEGQNARLAAKLTNWKIDIKSESQANN
- the rimP gene encoding ribosome maturation factor RimP, which encodes MKRSIENTIEEIVLPIVEKNNFELIDVEYVKEAGHYYLRVYIDKEGGIGLNDCKMVSEELSELLDETDPIKENYFLEVSSPGIDRPLKKDKDFDRYKGRDVELKLYKAVDGQKQFEGKLEGLFEGIIKIKTDKDEILEFNKKEVSIIRLSVKF
- a CDS encoding PolC-type DNA polymerase III, with protein sequence MDSIKKYLEKIGVYKNLDKKYDNILLSNIVYFKEDKIVYFYLKSKQILNISELRDIEGKIKNELTFFNDVKFKIRYMDIEDDVNAVINKYWNNIEFIMKSMVPSIKSSEKIKWEYIDRCLAIKVENEIIYKILETKKASYSIKNMINEELGFDLSVRFDLVNECHMDLKEYISKKDEETDNLLSNRIIPSTKSETIETKSNDHKVEKEETDIIYGKGITDSIEIIKNVTPETGRVCIKGEVFDVENRELKGGRTLLTISITDYTSSIKCKLFLRENNKDGVVDNINKGSYLKIRGNALFDNYSQELIVNISDIQKSKKKEKHDRSDKKRVELHLHTQMSAMDAVTSVSKVVERAAKWGHKAIAITDHGIVQAFPEAMDASKKHGIKPIYGVEGYLVDDTNPVIKNPNKLSLSQTFVVFDLETTGFSNKNDKITEIGAVKIENYEIVDRFSVLVNPQKPIPYKVQELTGITNDMVKNERTIEQVLPDFLEFIQDSVLVAHNAEFDIGFIRENCKRMSLDFNNIYVDTINLAKELLLNLKTYKLNTVAKALKISLENHHRAVDDAEATANIFIKFLDMLKDKGATHLHHVNELFKVADFKKIRSNHITILVKNYTGLKNLYKLISKSHIEYFYKTPRIPKSVLKEYKEGLLIGSACENGEVYQSILKNKEEYEIEEILELYDYLEIMPLDNNKFMIEKEIVKDYEELKDLNKKIIQLGKKYDKLVVATGDVHFIDPHDEIYRKILKHSQGFKSANEEVPLYFRTTDNMLDEFRYLGDKVARDVVITNTNKIADLIEEIKPIPDETCTPVIEGSEEDLREMCYKKAHGMYGEKLPDVVEKRLERELNSIISNGYAVLYIISQKLVTKSLQDGYLVGSRGSVGSSFVATMSDITEVNPLPAHYRCEKCLGSEFFETGSYTSGADLPDKECPVCKIPYIKDGHDIPFEVFLGFEGDKEPDIDLNFAGEYQPNAHKYTEILFGEGYVYRAGTIGTIADKTAYGFAKKYIEENEIKTTSAEINRLSKGCTGIKRTSGQHPGGVMVVPHYKEIYDFSPIQYPANDSTSGVITTHFDYHSISGRILKLDILGHDVPTIIRMIEDITGINATKIPLDDQKTMSIFTSTEALGVTSEEINCTIGSLGIPEFGTKFVRQMLIDTQPTTFGELVRISGLSHGTDVWLNNAQDLVRDGVVTLKDVISTRDDIMNYLIFKGLKPKLSFKIMEKVRKGKGLTPEDEEEMKNNDVPQWYIDSCNKIKYMFPKAHAVAYVMMSFRIAYCKVYYPHSFYATYFTTKAEDFDADLVIEGKDEVVHKIKEIESLGNNVTAKEKGMLTVLEVVIEMFARNIEILRVDLYKSDAKKFKIIDDKLLPPLIALQGVGANAAINIAKEREKEEFLSIEDLRKRTKISKTVIETLKGHGCIEDLDETNQLSLL
- the ispG gene encoding flavodoxin-dependent (E)-4-hydroxy-3-methylbut-2-enyl-diphosphate synthase produces the protein MKKLTRVIDCGKVEIGGNNPISIQSMTNTDTRDVEATIDQIKGLEEVGCDIVRVAVPDMDAALKLGQIKKSINIPIIADIHFDYRLALEAINQGVDGLRINPGNIGSTERVRMVVEKAKEKNIKIRIGVNGGSLEKDLLEKYEKATPDALVESAMRHIRILESMDFYNIVISLKSSDIHTTINAYELMSEKVDYPLHVGITESGSVKKGTIKSSIGIGYLLLKGIGDTIRVSLTGDPKEEIFVGKEILKSIGLLDEGIKVISCPTCGRCNIDLISIASKVEDQIKDIDKKMTVAIMGCAVNGPGEAREADIGIAGGNENAILFKKGEIVKKIKSDDLVNELISEIKKF
- the rseP gene encoding RIP metalloprotease RseP — encoded protein: MNIIISLIVFGILVLFHEFGHFIVAKKAGVKVHEFAIGMGPKIYAYKGYETEYSIRLLPIGGYVRMEGEDEESTDPRSFNNKTIFQKISIVFAGPLMNFILAILLFTLMFMNKGVPGTIIENTIDNLPAQQVGIKQGDKILKINDTSIKNWDDIRKTISASTTDTIKIQVQRDDNVLNYNITPKYENGKKMIGIEPRYEKNIVSSFKYSVEQTFSILGQMIDFLGKAITGNVSKDEVAGPVGIINVVGQAADAGIINVIFLAAVISINLGLFNLLPIPALDGGRIVFLLIELIRGKKMDPEREGSIHFIGFVALMLLMVFTIYNDVSRIIK
- a CDS encoding 1-deoxy-D-xylulose-5-phosphate reductoisomerase, which encodes MKKISILGSTGSIGTQALDVVRNNKDKFKIEALAVNTSIEKLKNQIIEFRPKVVAVYNEDKANELKKILPNEVDVDIYSGMKGLKTIASLESVDIVLTALVGMIGLVPTLEAIKYRKTIALANKETLVTAGSLVMNEAKKMGVDILPVDSEHSAIFQCLNGENNREIEKIILTASGGPFRNKTKEELINVTKNEALKHPNWSMGRKISIDSATLMNKGLEVIEAKWLFGVEASDIDVLVHPQSIIHSMVQFIDGSVIAQLGNPDMKLPIQYALSYPSRINNDYERLDLAKISSLTFEKPDVQTFSCLKLAYECLEKGGTYSTVLNAANEILVSEFLDDKIKFYDIPIYIEKALEKHSSIKEPTLEEILHIDNWSREFVKESIK